The Crocosphaera sp. UHCC 0190 DNA segment ATGATGAATGGCTGACCTTAGCACAACCAAACCTCAAAGTAACTCCCGACAATGAAGGAATCTTATCATCAACGGCCGCAGCTTCTATCAGTAGTATTAAACTAAAGTTATTACGACAGTTAATAGAAGAACTACGAACCCCCTTAACCTCTGTGATTGGAATGTCTAGTGTTTTGCAGGGTGGCATATTTGGCAGTTTAAGTCACAAACAAAAAGAATACCTAGAGATTATTCATAATAGTGGTCAACAGATGAACTCATTGGTCAAGGAAATTTTCAAATTAGGGATGACCAATGATAACCTGTCCCAATTACACCTCAATCCCGTTAATATTGAAATGCTCTCTCAGCAAGCGATTAATAGTCTTTGCGAAGTGGCTAATCAGAAACGGCAAACCCTGCGTTTATCTGTAGAACCAGGTAAACGGATTTGGTTGTTAGACAAAGAAATCCTACGACAAGCCTTATATTATTTGATGATTAGTGTTTTAGAATCTTCGGAAGTGGGGGGAGAAATTCGCGTTCATGTTTCCCGTCGCAGTAAAACCCTGAATATTGCGGTTTGGGTGTCTCATCCCTGGTTGGGGGATGGTTTACCCCAAGTTAATTTATATCCTTCATCTAACCAGCATGAATTAACTCAACTCCATAATTCTTTGGCTGCTTTACATCAAGGTGATACGGTGGCAAACCCTGTCGGAGACCATGTTTTAAGTGCCTCGTCTCTCGAAAAAATGATTTATGGAGAACAAACTAACCAACTCCCTGGTAAGAGTTCTCAAGAGTTGCTCGGTTTATTATTGAGTTGTTACTTAACCGAGAGTCATGGCGGTAAAATCATTGTTCAAGGTTCTCCTGAATCGGGCTATCGCTATGTTTTAATGTTGCCGAAAATTTCAACGGAAGAAAAAATTTGAGGAGGTATTAAATAACCTCAATAATATTAATTTAAAGTTAACTGTGAAATAAGGAAACAGGAAAGAAAAAAATAGAGACACGAACAAATATCATGTCTCTATTTAGTAATTTTGTAACAGTTTTAACTAGCTTGGGGTTCGACTAAATTATCTAACCCATCGATCACTTTAGCGGAAACAATTTTATCCTTGTCTGTGATAGTTTCTAACACCTCTTTGCCATCAACCACATAGCCAAACACAGAATAACGACCATCCATTAAATTAAAGCCAGGAGGCGTTAATTCATTATCAAACTTAAAGAAGAAAAATTGTGATGATCCCCCATTAGGATCGAGACTGGGACGGGCTAAAGCCACAGCCCCATAAGCATTAAAAGGAAGGACTAAATCAGGTAAATAAATCCCTAACTCTTCAAGAGTCGTCCCATAGATCGGTGATTGATCGCCTCTTACTAAAATTTCTAAAGGAATTGCTCGATATTCTCCCGTTTTTGGGTCAATAAACCCAGCATCTGCCCCTGGGGGATCCCCCGCTTGTACGACAAAATCATCCCCTGAGCGAATAAACGGTAAATCATCGTAGAAACCCCGTTGAACTAAGTCCACAAAGTTTCCCGCATTGACAGGCGCACTGTAACCATCTAGCACTAGGGTAAGATTACCTTTGGTGGTTTCAATTTCTACCGTAGCCCGTCCTTTCAACTGAGGTAAGTCAGCATATTCCCCAGGCACTTCAAAGGGGAACCCTTCCACCATCAAATCTTCAAGATCGGTAATTTGATTAAGGATGGCCCGTCGTTTTGACCCAACCTCTGCCCTGTCCTTATTATCTACCGCCTCTTGAAGTTCTGTAACCCCTGTTTTAATGTCTTCGAGGAGAGTTTTTGCTTGGGGTTGGCGATCGCTAGGAACGCTTGCCACAATTTGCTCACTCCGTAAAGTTAACAAAAACGAAGCTGTCTTTACATCTTTAGCAATGGGGGGCCAACGCTTCCCCCGAAGATGATTGGAAATATCTTCGATCGCCTCTTGTACTTTACGAATGGGTTCGCTATCAATGGGTAAGGCATAGCGTAAGATAGCCTTGGGGTCAGTAATAGCGTTCCCCTGGGCTAAAACGCTAATTAACATCGAATTTGTGTTAGGTTGGCTCCAGGTTGCTCCACACAAACTAATAGACAGGGTCATGATTATGCTCATGACTATACTTGTTTTCCACAAATGCCCAACTTTTCTCAAGATTTGGGGCCAAAAACTTTGTTTTAGTTTCATTAACCTAAGGGTTCTTATGAACGACCATACCGCTTTCACTGTTTCTATTTACCATAATTTGAGGGGACATTGATACCCCCTGAAGAGGGTTTTTGAAATTTTAGAGAAGTAATTGAGAGGTTTTTGGCTTAAAATTTTATTGATCAACAGTCTCTAATCATCTTCTTAGTCTAGGAAATTTAACAATGGAACGAGGTCTTTTATGGTTGCCTTTACTCATGGTTTTCTTTGGGTTAGCTTGGAGTGGCTGGAATGAATATCAAAAATTAGAAGCTTATGGTCGATGGGCGGAAAAATTCGACCAAGCTAAATATGATATATATGCCATTATTGGGGTAAAAGGAAAACAAATAACTTGGGGTAAACCTGGTCGTTTTATTCCTGATAATTTACCTAATTTTTCTTTAAATGATATTGACAATATTCAACTGTTAATCAATGATCGAATCGTTGAATTAACGGAGTTACCAACCAAAGGAAAAGCCGCAATACAATTTAGTTTTTTCGAGCAAAATACCCCATCCATTAAAATTCTTTTTACGGAAATTCCCTTGGCAGCTAAATGGACTGTGTATTTAGAGGAATTGAAGGGGTGAACTATTTTTCTAAATGTAAAGATTACCTTGACAAATTCCCAAGTCGATTTGGTAAGATAACATTTTTATCATGAAACTGTTCATCGCTCTTTTCAGTCTTGCTTGGTTACTCAATAGTTGTAGCGACCCCAAACAATCAGGGGTTAATTCCGAGCAAAACTGTCCTTCTCCTCCTTCATCTCCTCCGATGTTTAAAATCAAGGGAGAGGAAGAAATTTATCGTCATTGGCAAAGCCTAGATATTATTGAAACTGAGGAGACAATTACTTTTAAAAGTGCTTACTATGACTTTATTTTTTGTCAGGGAAATCAAAGTTGGATCGTGAAGAAAGGAACCTATAAACCGGCTGAAACTCCGCCGAAAACCTATGAAGATGCGATCGCACAATTAGGTGATCCTCCCTATAAAACCCTGGAATGGCAAGGAAAATCCTATCAATATCGGGTGTTTCTTGATCCTAATCCTTTTCCCGATTTTAAAGTTGAACCCAAACAAGTTATTTTAGAACTGATTCAACCGGATAATAATCAGCCTCAGCGTCAGATTTTATACACCCTAGACCAAGTTAAAGCGAAAAAAACCGGAATTCAATTGGGTATCCCCGCCATTACAGCTAGTATTATTGACCAAGATCGCTTTTATTGGGCTATTTCCCCAGAACAAGGGGAAGGCAACGGGGGAATTGCTACCCTTGTGACTTATGACCCTAAATTGCAGAAAATTAGCCTGATTCAACCCCCAGAATTAGCCAAAGCACAAATTAATGATCTAGCGATCGCCAAAACCTCAACTGGACTAATTTTTTGGTTAGGGACACAAATTAGTGGTGAGGGAAACCCCTACTTAGGGGGAATGGGACTGGTTTCCTATGATCCTAAGTCTCAGGTTATTAAATCCTATAATCCGCGAAATAGTCCTCTTATTGGGGTCATTCCCCAGAAATTAGCCTTGTATCAAGACAAATTATGGGTTGCTACGGGGAATGGTGTTTGTCAGGTAAAATGGCAAAAAGTCCAGGTTGCTGAGAGTTGGCAATGTTGGCAGTTTAAGTTACAAGCCAAGATCCCAAAAGAGGAAATTAAGTTATATTCTAGTTTGTTAGATGGGACTCCAGATGCTACCCTGAAACCTGCTGAGACAGGGAAAACCCTTGAGGTGTTATGGTGGTCGCCTCAAGATTATCAAATTCCTAAAGGACGCTATGAAATCGTCTATCAGTCCGGTTTTAAGGCAACTTTAAAAGAGAATGGGGCTATTCTTTGGTCAGAAATTTATCAAGACTCCCAAAAACCCCATTCTTGGCAAGCTATTTTATATTGGCCGGGGAGAGATTGGGTGTGGAAAGGTGATCGCTTTGTACGTCCCTTTGATAGTGTTCCTCTCAATAGTTTTGGGGGTGGGCCAGGGGGAATTAGTACCTGGAATATGCCTCAACAACAACGGCCAGAAATTTATGCTATGCGCGGCAATTTAGATTTAATTAAATTGACCAAAAATTTAACAGAGGTAAAACATTATTCTGCCTGGGTTGATGATAGTTTATTACAACCTTCTGTGAATATTGTTCCTGTCAGCAAACCCGAAA contains these protein-coding regions:
- a CDS encoding peptidylprolyl isomerase produces the protein MLISVLAQGNAITDPKAILRYALPIDSEPIRKVQEAIEDISNHLRGKRWPPIAKDVKTASFLLTLRSEQIVASVPSDRQPQAKTLLEDIKTGVTELQEAVDNKDRAEVGSKRRAILNQITDLEDLMVEGFPFEVPGEYADLPQLKGRATVEIETTKGNLTLVLDGYSAPVNAGNFVDLVQRGFYDDLPFIRSGDDFVVQAGDPPGADAGFIDPKTGEYRAIPLEILVRGDQSPIYGTTLEELGIYLPDLVLPFNAYGAVALARPSLDPNGGSSQFFFFKFDNELTPPGFNLMDGRYSVFGYVVDGKEVLETITDKDKIVSAKVIDGLDNLVEPQAS
- a CDS encoding GAF domain-containing sensor histidine kinase; translated protein: MQVQAVNLGVNVSMLSATNRLFCRLDGLSPAVREQKRVNTLKQLGLLDTETIPIFEEATQTAARFIEAPICILGTMVKDDLWLKSAVGLSRLGLMNQLASSRRIPRQEAFSTYIVDSEQPLVINDTLQDPIFARSALVQHYGIRAFLGTPLITAEGECIGALGVMDLVPRQFTPRDLEFLTLTARWCLREFERNHLLKRESPQDDEWLTLAQPNLKVTPDNEGILSSTAAASISSIKLKLLRQLIEELRTPLTSVIGMSSVLQGGIFGSLSHKQKEYLEIIHNSGQQMNSLVKEIFKLGMTNDNLSQLHLNPVNIEMLSQQAINSLCEVANQKRQTLRLSVEPGKRIWLLDKEILRQALYYLMISVLESSEVGGEIRVHVSRRSKTLNIAVWVSHPWLGDGLPQVNLYPSSNQHELTQLHNSLAALHQGDTVANPVGDHVLSASSLEKMIYGEQTNQLPGKSSQELLGLLLSCYLTESHGGKIIVQGSPESGYRYVLMLPKISTEEKI